A genomic region of Branchiostoma lanceolatum isolate klBraLanc5 chromosome 4, klBraLanc5.hap2, whole genome shotgun sequence contains the following coding sequences:
- the LOC136432839 gene encoding estrogen receptor-like, translated as MPPPKRPKNGPTRAEQFLDKPTDPLEAIIRRSLLSEPGKKQEHAISPGKIPVGSSMGPFSVPHGQPIMMTSQMGIPRSQGHQAGTRVMVQQPRHAGDSDGVHNGHTRSHQEPQQLLVGMVSPVMMQNGFMYHPSSVNMGDKSILHQQNMLQPHPMAHAEGGSRHKGAGQYFSPVNYVPGPNGWTMAYPDIHLIPPQGQAPRMATPTKAALKQSPISPVMSVHGMRQNGRIQNGMMQQHHHTDILTLHNGGRMQVAQVGDLCPDQFSKGRDSPASSGSSIENNQPQVKELDSKARAVCRVCGDHASGFHYGVWSCEGCKAFFKRSIQQGQTDYICPGTNQCTIDRNRRKSCQACRYRKCLMVGMTKDGRRNGERRGAKRKRAHNQIDMGSTGAGSCKSSVSPLPSSASAFDKSRSRSSSPTENNSFDSDGDSSTGREFQPASRQRLKALIDALDFKEVEHREDENHPIGQQAASWQEISNPKLIESVSSLVDRELTGIICWGKKIPGYSKLSLNDQVLLMESTWLDLLILDLVWCSIKHKGEKLMLSGGVLVNRNTIANRRKNSSGDDKEVLEMCDQILSIATKFYEFGLQKREYLCLKAITLVHGSLKGLESDTQVRQLQDDLTDALMDVCSERHAVGSRRPAKMLLLLSHLRQVSARASSHLGAVRNGLKVPLYDILLDILSDQVSEGQRDQEADPNEVASSPEKER; from the exons ATGCCTCCTCCAAAGAGACCTAAGAACGGACCAACTCGAGCAGAGCAGTTCTTGGACAAGCCCACTGATCCTCTGGAAGCCATCATTAGGAGGTCACTGTTGAGTGAACCAGGGAAGAAACAAGAACATGCCATAAGTCCAGGAAAAATCCCAGTTGGGTCTTCAATGGGGCCATTTTCAGTCCCACATGGACAGCCTATCATGATGACCTCTCAGATGGGGATACCCAGAAGCCAAGGCCATCAGGCAGGAACCAGGGTCATGGTGCAGCAGCCTCGCCATGCAGGGGACAGTGATGGTGTCCACAACGGACACACCAGAAGTCATCAGGAACCACAGCAGCTTCTGGTGGGCATGGTCTCACCCGTCATGATGCAGAATGGCTTCATGTACCATCCCTCATCAGTCAACATGGGGGACAAAAGTATCCTGCACCAACAGAACATGCTCCAGCCCCATCCCATGGCCCATGCTGAAGGCGGCTCCAGACACAAGGGGGCTGGTCAGTACTTCTCCCCCGTCAACTACGTGCCAGGACCAAACGGTTGGACCATGGCCTATCCGGACATCCACCTCATTCCCCCGCAAGGCCAGGCCCCCAGGATGGCCACACCCACCAAGGCAGCGCTGAAGCAGAGCCCCATCTCTCCTGTCATGTCGGTCCACGGGATGAGGCAGAATGGAAGAATCCAGAATGGGATGATGCAGCAGCACCATCACACAGATATACTCACTCTGCACAATGGGGGAAG AATGCAAGTTGCACAAGTTGGTGATTTGTGTCCAGACCAGTTCTCCAAAGGCAGAGACTCTCCGGCCAGTAGTGGGAGCTCGATAGAGAACAATCAGCCTCAG GTGAAAGAGCTGGACAGCAAGGCTCGTGCAGTATGCCGGGTGTGTGGGGACCATGCCTCTGGCTTCCACTATGGAGTCTGGTCATGTGAAGGTTGCAAGGCTTTCTTCAAAAGGAGCATTCAGCAAG GTCAGACAGATTACATCTGTCCAGGCACCAACCAATGCACCATTGACAGGAACAGACGAAAAAGCTGCCAGGCCTGTCGCTACAGAAAGTGCTTGATGGTGGGCATGACCAAAGATG GTAGGAGAAATGGAGAGAGAAGAGGGGCCAAAAGAAAGCGGGCACATAACCAAATTGACATGGGGTCCACTGGAGCAGGTAGCTGTAAGTCCTCAGTATCACCACTCCCGTCCTCAGCTAGTGCCTTTGACAAGTCCCGGTCTCGGTCCTCCTCGCCTACAGAAAATAATAGTTTTGACAGCGACGGTGACAGCTCAACAGGAAGGGAATTCCAGCCAGCCTCTCGCCAGCGACTAAAAGCACTGATTGATGCCCTGGACTTCAAGGAAGTGGAACATAGAGAAGATGAGAATCACCCTATCGGCCAGCAGGCAGCCAGCTGGCAGGAAATCTCCAACCCAAAACTGATCGAGTCAGTCAGCAGCCTGGTTGACAGGGAGCTGACGGGGATCAtctgctgggggaagaaaattCCAG GGTACTCCAAGCTGTCATTAAATGACCAGGTACTACTGATGGAGTCGACGTGGCTTGACCTGCTGATTCTGGACCTGGTGTGGTGCTCCATCAAACACAAGGGGGAGAAACTGATGCTATCTGGAGGAGTCCTCGTCAACAg AAACACCATTGCCAACCGGAGAAAAAACTCTTCTGGTGACGATAAGGAAGTCCTAGAGATGTGCGACCAAATCCTGTCCATTGCCACCAAGTTCTACGAGTTCGGTCTACAGAAGCGGGAATACCTGTGTTTAAAGGCCATCACCCTTGTCCATGGCT CTCTGAAGGGGTTGGAAAGTGACACCCAGGTACGCCAGCTGCAGGATGACCTAACCGACGCCTTGATGGACGTCTGCAGTGAACGCCATGCCGTGGGCTCCCGACGTCCGGCCAAGATGCTGCTGCTGCTATCACACCTGCGCCAGGTGAGCGCCAGGGCATCCTCTCACCTCGGCGCCGTCAGGAATGGTCTGAAGGTCCCGTTGTACGACATTCTCCTGGACATTCTCTCTGACCAGGTGTCCGAGGGCCAGCGCGACCAGGAGGCTGACCCCAATGAAGTGGCCAGCAGCCCAGAAAAAGAGAGATGA